In one Candidatus Dependentiae bacterium genomic region, the following are encoded:
- a CDS encoding carbonic anhydrase: protein MVERAKKSFKKMVAGYSQFRDKYVYGDFSFMNQLSVAGQKPEIMVISCCDSRVDPAVILQCDPGDLFIVRNVANIVPAYTKDDKCHGTSAALEFAVKFLNVEHLILFGHSQCGGIAALLKDEFSDDDDFLKAWVSQARSEKMQKYSVDEYAEHALKKSYKNCLTFPWIADRVANDRLAIHLWFFDIKSGQIFTYCHDEQGYKLLNERIKNVE, encoded by the coding sequence ATGGTTGAGCGCGCAAAAAAAAGTTTTAAAAAAATGGTTGCAGGATACTCCCAGTTTCGTGATAAGTATGTTTATGGCGATTTTTCTTTTATGAATCAGCTGTCCGTTGCCGGACAGAAGCCTGAAATTATGGTTATTTCGTGTTGCGATTCGCGGGTTGACCCGGCAGTAATTTTACAGTGTGATCCGGGCGATCTTTTTATCGTGAGAAACGTTGCAAACATCGTTCCTGCTTACACGAAAGATGACAAGTGCCATGGCACGAGTGCGGCCCTTGAGTTCGCGGTTAAATTTTTAAATGTTGAGCATTTGATTTTATTTGGTCACAGCCAGTGTGGCGGAATTGCAGCGTTATTAAAAGATGAATTTAGCGATGATGATGATTTTTTAAAGGCCTGGGTGTCGCAGGCTCGATCTGAAAAAATGCAGAAATATTCTGTTGATGAATATGCCGAGCATGCCCTTAAAAAATCGTATAAAAACTGCTTAACGTTTCCATGGATTGCGGATCGAGTAGCAAATGACAGATTGGCCATACATCTGTGGTTTTTTGATATTAAGTCTGGGCAAATTTTTACCTACTGCCACGATGAACAAGGGTATAAGCTTTTGAATGAACGTATCAAAAATGTCGAATAA
- the tsaD gene encoding tRNA (adenosine(37)-N6)-threonylcarbamoyltransferase complex transferase subunit TsaD, translating into MKKTQYILGIESSCDETAAAIIDHENKKVLSNKLHSQTAEHKKYGGVVPEIASRSHLEKIDSIVDIALKTAGITLDEVDAIAVTNKPGLAGSLLTGLCFAKGLAWAKNTLLIPIDHTHGHITSAYLNQDGSFDSSITFPLICLSLSGGHSSIYFVESPTKYITIGSTIDDAAGEAFDKISKILELGYPGGPIIEKLAQSVNFEDFFSYTRTKDYKKKLDFTFSGLKTAVFYDMIERGYFDLTTKQLSPTVTEKEMATIASSLLVCIGDIICAKIELALSLYPQARYITFVGGVACNKYLSQRLQKTAEYLGVFYKNVPREYSTDNAAMIAAAGSFLLSDPELSKKYFSAEWRESMMFIDINS; encoded by the coding sequence ATGAAAAAAACACAGTACATTCTTGGGATCGAGTCATCATGCGATGAAACAGCTGCAGCGATTATTGATCACGAAAATAAAAAAGTTTTATCTAACAAGCTTCATTCTCAGACTGCAGAACACAAAAAATATGGTGGCGTTGTACCGGAAATCGCCTCTCGCTCACATCTTGAAAAAATTGATTCCATCGTTGATATTGCACTTAAAACGGCTGGCATAACCCTTGATGAAGTTGATGCAATTGCAGTCACCAACAAACCAGGGCTTGCAGGATCTTTATTAACCGGACTTTGTTTTGCCAAAGGATTAGCATGGGCAAAAAACACTCTACTAATCCCAATTGACCACACCCATGGACACATCACCTCTGCATACCTCAACCAAGATGGCTCTTTTGATTCAAGCATTACCTTTCCGCTTATTTGCCTTTCTCTTTCGGGCGGACACTCATCAATTTATTTTGTAGAAAGCCCTACAAAATACATAACAATTGGGAGCACAATTGATGATGCCGCAGGAGAAGCGTTTGATAAAATTTCAAAGATTCTTGAGCTTGGATATCCCGGCGGTCCGATCATAGAAAAATTAGCGCAAAGTGTTAACTTTGAAGACTTTTTTTCATATACGCGAACAAAAGACTACAAAAAAAAGCTTGATTTTACGTTCTCTGGACTCAAAACCGCTGTTTTTTATGACATGATTGAACGTGGATATTTTGATCTTACAACCAAGCAACTTTCGCCCACTGTCACAGAAAAAGAAATGGCTACGATCGCAAGCTCCCTGCTGGTATGTATAGGAGATATTATTTGCGCAAAAATAGAACTTGCCCTTTCTCTCTATCCTCAAGCTCGATACATCACATTTGTTGGCGGGGTTGCATGCAACAAATACCTTTCACAACGCTTGCAAAAAACTGCCGAATACTTGGGTGTTTTTTACAAAAATGTACCGAGAGAATATTCAACAGATAACGCTGCTATGATCGCTGCCGCTGGATCATTTTTATTGAGTGACCCAGAGCTTTCAAAAAAATATTTTTCTGCAGAATGGCGTGAGTCAATGATGTTTATAGATATCAATTCGTAA